A single window of Pontibacter actiniarum DNA harbors:
- a CDS encoding efflux RND transporter permease subunit, whose amino-acid sequence MLNRIIRFFLENKLVTALLTVAFIAWGISTAPFNWESDLIPRDPVPVDAIPDIGENQQIVFTEWMGKSPQDIEDQVTYPLTTALLGVPGVKTVRSSSIFGLSSIYIIFEEDVEFYWSRSRILEKLNSLPAGTLPEGVQPALGPDATALGQVYWYTLEGRNPETGEPTGGWDPQELRSIQDFYLKYSLASAEGVSEVASIGGFVKEYQVDIDPIAMKSHNVNIRDIMQAVGEANMDVGARTIEFNKAEYLIRGLGYVEDINDLEKAVVAVNDNTPIRLRDVARVQLGPAPRRGGLDKGGAEATGGVVVARYGSNPLAVINNVKDQIKEIAPGLPSKVLPDGTVSKVTVVPFYDRTNLIYETLGTLEEALTLEILISVIVVVVLVLNLRASILISSLLPIGVLMTFIVMRYAGVDANIVALSGIAIAIGVMLDVGVIFTENIIRHLEMPENEGRSKLEVIYEGTIEIASAVLTALATTVISFIPVFAMTGQEGKLFGPLAFTKTFALLAALFIGIVIIPALAHTLFSLQFGRSKTRRMWSFGLIAIGILLLFQVPWAGVMLVALGINNLLEPYWPKDKGQYTNYLNIGIVLVGVLYFLTKEWLPLGAGHSYMTNLLFVAGVIALWLGALLIMVKYYQPILSWCLENKWKFLSIPIGIVLFGVLAWQGFDKVFGFAATGAEKLGWNLRETGAWVAVSETFPGAGEEFMPPLDEGTFLLMPSTMPHSGVEENLETIRQLDLLVTAIPEVDVTVGKWGRAATALDPAPISMYENVINYKSEYVRDQNGYRVAFKVNDKDQYMLKNGEVFDPETMERGELDVSLLIPDPNGEYFRQWRDHIQSPDDIWEEIVAVSNLPGMTSAPKLQPIATRLIMLSTGMRAPMGLKVFGPDLATIEKVGLQMEDILKEVPGVKDASVFADRVVGKPYMELDINRDVIARYGLSIGDVQRVISAAVGGMEMTTTVEGRERYAVRVRYAREFRDNPEDVKGILVPTPTGAQVPLGQLADVNYVQGPQNIKSEDTYLLGYVIFDKEEGYAEVDVVENAQALINEKITSGEFEVPVGVSYKFAGNYENQLRAAKTLSIVIPISLLAIFLLLYFQFGQIQPTLMAFSGVFVAFSGGFILLWLYNQGWFLDFTLFGENMRDVFQIRPINLSVAVWVGFIALFGVATDDGVLMGTYLKQVFAREETTDKDSIRRAVLIAGSQRVRPAVMTTATTIIALLPVLTSTGKGSDIMIPMAIPTFGGMFIQSITMFVVPVLYSMWQERKWAGKPKAESLTS is encoded by the coding sequence ATGCTTAACAGAATAATCAGGTTTTTTCTAGAGAATAAACTGGTGACAGCCTTGCTGACTGTTGCCTTTATAGCCTGGGGTATCTCCACTGCGCCATTTAACTGGGAGAGTGATTTGATCCCCAGAGACCCTGTGCCGGTTGATGCGATCCCGGATATAGGGGAAAACCAGCAGATTGTCTTCACAGAGTGGATGGGGAAATCCCCCCAGGACATTGAAGATCAGGTAACCTATCCGCTTACTACAGCCCTCTTAGGGGTGCCGGGTGTTAAAACCGTCCGCAGTAGCTCCATCTTTGGTTTATCGAGCATCTATATCATATTTGAGGAGGATGTGGAGTTCTACTGGAGCCGCTCCAGAATCCTGGAGAAGCTCAACTCCCTGCCTGCCGGTACTTTGCCGGAAGGTGTGCAGCCTGCCCTCGGGCCTGATGCCACGGCGCTTGGCCAGGTGTATTGGTATACGCTCGAAGGACGAAATCCGGAGACAGGAGAGCCTACCGGCGGTTGGGACCCGCAGGAGCTTCGCTCTATTCAGGACTTTTACCTTAAGTACTCCCTTGCGTCTGCTGAGGGCGTCTCAGAAGTGGCTTCTATCGGAGGATTTGTAAAGGAATACCAGGTCGACATCGACCCCATCGCCATGAAGAGCCATAACGTGAATATCAGGGACATCATGCAGGCTGTGGGAGAGGCCAACATGGACGTAGGGGCCCGTACCATTGAGTTCAATAAGGCGGAGTATCTGATACGGGGCTTGGGCTATGTCGAAGACATCAACGACCTGGAGAAAGCGGTGGTGGCAGTAAATGACAACACCCCTATCCGTCTGCGGGACGTTGCAAGGGTGCAGCTAGGACCCGCCCCAAGGCGCGGAGGCTTGGACAAAGGCGGGGCCGAGGCAACAGGGGGAGTGGTTGTAGCCCGCTATGGCTCCAATCCGTTGGCGGTTATCAACAATGTAAAGGACCAGATCAAGGAGATAGCTCCTGGCCTGCCTAGCAAAGTACTCCCTGACGGTACTGTCTCCAAAGTGACCGTTGTGCCTTTCTACGACCGTACGAATCTTATTTATGAGACTTTAGGAACATTGGAGGAAGCACTTACGCTGGAGATCCTCATCAGTGTCATTGTGGTGGTTGTCCTGGTGCTGAACCTGCGCGCCTCCATCCTTATTTCCAGCCTGCTTCCTATCGGGGTGCTGATGACGTTCATCGTGATGCGCTACGCTGGGGTTGACGCCAACATTGTGGCTCTTTCCGGTATCGCCATTGCCATCGGGGTCATGCTAGATGTAGGGGTCATCTTCACAGAGAACATTATTCGCCACCTGGAGATGCCCGAGAACGAGGGGCGATCGAAGCTGGAGGTAATTTATGAAGGTACTATAGAAATTGCCTCTGCGGTACTGACGGCCTTGGCGACCACTGTTATCAGCTTTATCCCGGTTTTTGCCATGACGGGGCAGGAAGGTAAGCTCTTCGGGCCGCTGGCCTTCACCAAGACCTTTGCGCTTTTGGCCGCCCTTTTTATTGGCATTGTAATCATTCCTGCCCTCGCCCACACGCTCTTCTCCCTACAATTTGGCAGGAGCAAAACCAGGAGGATGTGGAGCTTCGGCCTGATTGCTATAGGCATCTTGCTACTCTTCCAGGTTCCTTGGGCAGGCGTTATGCTAGTGGCCTTGGGTATAAATAACCTGCTGGAACCGTACTGGCCTAAAGACAAAGGGCAATACACGAATTACCTTAACATAGGCATTGTGCTGGTGGGCGTGCTTTACTTCCTGACAAAGGAGTGGCTACCGCTGGGCGCTGGCCACAGCTACATGACGAATCTCCTTTTCGTGGCAGGTGTCATCGCGCTTTGGTTAGGGGCGCTTCTAATTATGGTGAAGTACTATCAGCCTATCCTGTCCTGGTGTCTTGAAAATAAGTGGAAGTTCCTCTCCATTCCAATTGGTATTGTACTGTTCGGCGTTTTGGCCTGGCAGGGCTTTGACAAAGTGTTCGGCTTTGCGGCCACAGGGGCTGAGAAACTGGGCTGGAACCTGCGGGAAACAGGTGCTTGGGTAGCCGTGAGCGAGACCTTCCCCGGAGCAGGGGAGGAGTTCATGCCGCCGCTGGACGAGGGGACCTTTCTGCTGATGCCTTCCACGATGCCCCACTCGGGTGTGGAGGAGAACCTGGAGACCATCCGTCAGCTCGATTTGCTGGTGACGGCCATCCCTGAGGTGGATGTAACGGTCGGAAAGTGGGGGCGTGCGGCCACGGCCCTCGATCCGGCTCCTATCTCCATGTACGAGAATGTGATCAACTACAAGTCCGAATATGTGCGGGATCAGAACGGGTACCGTGTCGCCTTTAAGGTAAATGACAAGGATCAGTATATGTTGAAGAACGGAGAAGTATTTGACCCTGAGACCATGGAGCGCGGAGAGTTGGACGTGTCCCTGCTGATTCCGGACCCGAACGGGGAGTACTTCCGCCAATGGCGCGACCACATCCAGTCTCCGGACGACATCTGGGAGGAAATCGTGGCGGTCTCCAACTTGCCGGGCATGACCTCGGCCCCGAAGCTGCAGCCGATCGCCACCCGCCTTATTATGCTCTCTACCGGTATGCGGGCACCCATGGGCCTAAAGGTCTTTGGTCCCGACTTGGCGACCATTGAAAAGGTAGGCCTGCAAATGGAGGACATCTTAAAGGAAGTGCCAGGCGTGAAAGACGCATCTGTTTTCGCCGATCGCGTGGTGGGGAAGCCTTACATGGAGCTGGACATTAACCGTGATGTAATTGCCCGTTACGGCCTTTCCATCGGGGATGTGCAGCGGGTAATAAGTGCGGCCGTAGGAGGGATGGAGATGACAACTACCGTGGAAGGCCGTGAGCGGTATGCGGTGCGGGTGCGCTATGCCCGTGAGTTCAGAGATAACCCTGAGGATGTAAAGGGCATTTTGGTTCCTACTCCTACTGGGGCCCAGGTGCCCTTGGGACAGTTGGCGGATGTAAACTATGTGCAGGGGCCCCAGAACATCAAGAGTGAAGATACCTACCTGCTCGGCTATGTCATCTTCGATAAAGAGGAAGGATATGCAGAAGTGGATGTGGTGGAGAATGCACAGGCGCTCATCAATGAAAAGATTACCTCGGGTGAGTTTGAGGTTCCGGTGGGCGTAAGCTATAAGTTCGCAGGGAACTATGAAAACCAATTAAGAGCTGCCAAAACACTTTCCATCGTTATTCCTATTAGCTTACTGGCGATCTTCCTGCTACTATATTTTCAGTTCGGGCAAATACAGCCCACACTGATGGCCTTCTCTGGTGTGTTCGTGGCCTTTTCGGGTGGGTTTATTTTGCTGTGGCTCTACAACCAGGGTTGGTTTCTCGACTTCACCCTCTTTGGAGAGAATATGCGGGATGTGTTCCAGATACGTCCTATCAATTTAAGTGTGGCTGTCTGGGTAGGGTTCATCGCCCTGTTTGGTGTAGCTACCGATGATGGCGTACTGATGGGCACTTACCTGAAGCAGGTCTTCGCAAGAGAGGAAACCACCGACAAAGATTCTATCAGAAGAGCTGTTTTGATAGCCGGAAGCCAAAGGGTAAGGCCTGCTGTGATGACCACTGCCACCACCATCATTGCCCTGCTGCCGGTGCTCACCTCTACCGGAAAGGGTTCCGATATAATGATCCCGATGGCCATTCCAACATTCGGGGGTATGTTCATCCAGTCCATTACCATGTTCGTGGTACCGGTGCTCTACAGCATGTGGCAGGAAAGAAAATGGGCTGGAAAACCAAAAGCAGAAAGTTTAACATCATGA
- a CDS encoding TolC family protein, translating to MKNKRYKHIKGWLVAFSLILLPLLSQAQEERPVVRYLVQGAENNPRLKALFNQYLAALEQVPQVGTLPDPQVSFAYFLQPVETRVGAQRTTFSASQMFPWFGTLEAQERVAAQRAKVKLQVFEEAKLELYRDIRVTYNGLYYLQVATRITEENLEILKAFKELAQTYFETGQSGLSSVLQVEMEEEELRSRLEYLEDSREPLLTKFEQLLNTDLQQPISFPDSLWEEELLLEKEAIYKTLLAQNPRLEQLRQEALVYENQVELAEKMGLPSFTLGASYTSIADRNGVEMPDNGKDAILFPQVGIRVPIYRKKYKAMQKEALLEKEAVVLRQENLENQLLTELEEAYRDLLEARRRVALYRRLTSLAEESFALLQEEFSTGKNSFEEVLRMERQLLNYRLELAQARTDLNNQVYNINYLMGSQHETENR from the coding sequence ATGAAAAATAAAAGATATAAACATATAAAAGGTTGGCTGGTGGCCTTTAGCCTGATTCTCCTGCCCCTGCTTTCGCAGGCACAGGAGGAGAGGCCGGTGGTCAGGTACCTGGTGCAGGGCGCTGAGAATAACCCCAGGCTCAAGGCACTGTTCAATCAATACCTGGCGGCCCTGGAGCAGGTGCCGCAGGTAGGAACCCTGCCTGATCCGCAAGTGAGTTTCGCGTACTTTCTCCAGCCTGTGGAGACGCGTGTGGGGGCACAGCGGACTACCTTCTCGGCAAGTCAGATGTTTCCCTGGTTTGGAACGTTGGAGGCCCAGGAACGTGTGGCTGCACAACGAGCAAAGGTAAAGCTGCAGGTCTTTGAAGAGGCCAAACTGGAGTTGTACCGTGACATCAGGGTTACTTACAATGGTTTGTATTACCTGCAAGTGGCAACAAGAATAACAGAGGAAAACCTGGAGATTCTCAAGGCCTTCAAGGAACTGGCCCAAACCTACTTCGAGACAGGCCAGTCAGGGCTTTCATCCGTGCTGCAGGTTGAGATGGAAGAGGAAGAGCTAAGAAGCAGGCTAGAGTACCTTGAGGATAGCAGAGAGCCTCTGTTGACAAAATTTGAGCAGCTGCTCAACACTGATTTACAGCAACCGATTTCATTTCCGGACTCTTTATGGGAAGAGGAGCTTTTGTTGGAAAAGGAGGCAATCTACAAAACCCTGCTTGCGCAGAACCCTCGGCTTGAACAGCTTCGGCAGGAGGCATTGGTTTATGAGAATCAGGTGGAGCTAGCCGAGAAGATGGGGCTTCCCTCCTTTACGTTAGGAGCAAGCTATACAAGCATTGCAGACCGGAATGGGGTGGAGATGCCGGACAATGGCAAGGATGCAATCCTCTTCCCGCAGGTGGGTATCAGAGTGCCTATTTACAGAAAGAAGTACAAGGCCATGCAGAAAGAGGCCCTGCTGGAAAAGGAGGCTGTTGTGCTCAGGCAGGAGAACCTGGAAAATCAGCTGCTTACGGAGCTGGAGGAGGCGTACAGGGACTTGTTGGAGGCGCGAAGAAGGGTGGCGCTCTACAGGAGGCTGACGTCCTTGGCAGAGGAATCTTTCGCTCTTTTGCAGGAGGAGTTCTCTACCGGCAAGAACAGCTTTGAGGAGGTGCTGCGCATGGAGCGCCAGCTCCTCAACTACCGTCTGGAGCTGGCGCAGGCCAGAACAGACCTGAACAATCAGGTTTATAACATCAACTACTTAATGGGAAGCCAACATGAGACAGAAAATAGATAA